A DNA window from Massilia putida contains the following coding sequences:
- the epsC gene encoding serine O-acetyltransferase EpsC: MADFDIGAIVCDLHDARRQWRQAHRPAGEVRGIEFPSREALATIVGQLKGVLFPLRLGPPDLREESEDFHVAHALDTALHALLRQVRIELRYSAALRHLTHTDIEPQALDATRAFGAALPGIRTLLDSDVIAAYQGDPAARSVDEVLLCYPGIHAMIHHRLAHCLYGLGLPLLARIIAEQAHAETGIDIHPGATIGPGFFIDHGTGVVIGETAVIGQRVRLYQAVTLGAKRFPANADGTLQKGLPRHPVVEDDVVIYAGATLLGRITIGKGAVIGGNIWLTHDVPPGARVAQAASREDDLGVPGESA; encoded by the coding sequence ATGGCCGACTTCGACATCGGCGCGATCGTGTGCGACCTGCACGACGCGCGCCGGCAATGGCGCCAGGCCCACCGTCCGGCCGGCGAAGTGCGCGGCATCGAGTTCCCGTCGCGCGAGGCGCTCGCGACCATCGTCGGGCAATTGAAGGGCGTGCTGTTTCCGCTGCGCCTGGGTCCACCCGACCTGCGCGAGGAAAGCGAGGATTTCCACGTCGCCCATGCCCTCGACACCGCCCTGCACGCGCTGCTGCGCCAGGTGCGCATCGAGCTGCGTTACAGCGCGGCGCTGCGCCACCTGACCCATACCGACATCGAACCGCAAGCGCTGGACGCGACGCGCGCGTTCGGCGCCGCCCTGCCCGGCATCCGCACGCTGCTCGACAGCGACGTGATCGCCGCCTACCAGGGCGACCCGGCCGCGCGCAGCGTCGACGAAGTGCTGCTGTGCTATCCGGGCATCCACGCGATGATCCACCACCGTCTCGCGCACTGCCTGTACGGGCTCGGGCTGCCGCTGCTGGCGCGCATCATCGCCGAACAGGCGCATGCGGAGACCGGCATCGACATCCACCCGGGCGCGACGATCGGCCCGGGCTTCTTCATCGACCACGGCACGGGCGTCGTGATCGGGGAAACGGCCGTCATCGGCCAGCGCGTGCGCCTGTACCAGGCCGTCACCCTGGGCGCCAAGCGCTTCCCCGCGAATGCCGACGGCACGCTGCAGAAGGGCTTGCCGCGCCATCCCGTCGTCGAGGACGACGTCGTCATCTATGCCGGGGCCACCCTGCTGGGCCGCATCACCATCGGCAAGGGTGCCGTCATCGGCGGCAATATCTGGCTGACGCACGACGTGCCGCCCGGTGCCCGCGTGGCCCAGGCCGCGTCGCGCGAGGACGACCTGGGGGTGCCGGGCGAGTCGGCCTGA
- a CDS encoding bifunctional diguanylate cyclase/phosphodiesterase, whose protein sequence is MSKSSAHTAPRTHRFLALLWPALALLACAALWTATILHAGSEHRRAEEQAFKEADAYAEAYEQYVTRSVAQIDQITMQLKHSWEHARDRSLIENMRRDGMFTDAAFVNVSVIGPDGAIRSSNRIHERGLNLSKAAFFVQHRDAISTALRIGTPPPELDETRGTILFTRRLDTDEDGFDGVLLMAVDASYFTSFVSSPTLGPGSLLALVGTENSLRVEQDARGIVRTQSAGSLLPANADRWPVARGVQLVEGPGGFADGEARVLGWRRSSAYPLVALVALSHTAVLEAADAYWTDSRNHTLVATVVLSLLALGASVLSLRAGARARDRAEIQRAYRTATESGNDGFYMVAPVRDRKGQASDFRIVDCNERGAFFYGATRSQLVGSLISELHHGSSFDDLAANYRTALAVGFHQEDRRMPENNRLNIRWGHRRIVRVGDVLAVTLQDISERKEHESQLARLANEDSLTGLPNRHWFLNFVPAALAQAHEGDHGAALLFIDLDEFKQVNDSHGHAVGDRLLKLAAERLMSQLRPGDSVARFGGDEFVVLLSPFDSDQQVAIVATRIVDAFSKPFLIADDQHMIGASVGIAVYPRDGLDAATLIRHGDIAMYAGKAEGKGQYRFFDPAQSNILKTRTQLRQRLLEAIDKRQFVLYYQPRVDTRTGELLSMEALLRWEHPQLGMIRPDEFIPLAESSGLIVPIGAIVIDQACAQLAAWRAQGAVPVPVSINVSPKQFLRGGVQRELADALQRHAVPAGLLEVEITESAMMGDQAEILAELAAIRALGVKLHVDDFGTGYSSLSQLQRMKMDVLKVDRSFTAELGRSKEGTVFFQAIVSMAHALGMEVVAEGVENEEQLGILRALNCNEVQGYFVARPQPAAAIAPLLAQRYLFKEALAA, encoded by the coding sequence ATGTCCAAGTCCAGTGCGCACACCGCCCCGCGCACCCACCGATTCCTCGCGCTGCTGTGGCCCGCGCTGGCGCTGCTCGCCTGTGCCGCCCTCTGGACCGCCACCATCCTGCATGCCGGCTCCGAACACCGGCGCGCCGAGGAGCAGGCTTTCAAGGAAGCCGACGCGTATGCCGAGGCCTACGAACAGTACGTCACGCGCTCGGTCGCGCAGATCGACCAGATCACCATGCAGCTCAAGCACAGCTGGGAGCATGCGCGCGACCGCAGCCTGATCGAAAACATGCGGCGCGACGGCATGTTTACCGACGCCGCCTTCGTCAACGTGAGCGTCATCGGACCCGACGGCGCGATCCGTTCATCGAACCGCATCCACGAGCGCGGGCTGAACCTGTCCAAGGCGGCCTTTTTCGTCCAGCACCGCGACGCCATCTCGACCGCGCTGCGCATCGGCACGCCGCCGCCGGAACTGGACGAGACGCGCGGCACGATCTTGTTCACGCGCCGCCTCGACACGGACGAGGACGGATTCGACGGCGTGCTGCTGATGGCGGTCGACGCCTCGTATTTCACGTCGTTCGTCAGCTCGCCCACGCTGGGCCCGGGCAGCCTGCTGGCGCTCGTCGGTACCGAGAACTCGCTCCGCGTCGAGCAGGACGCCCGGGGCATCGTGCGCACCCAGAGCGCAGGCTCGCTGCTGCCCGCGAATGCCGACCGCTGGCCGGTGGCGCGCGGCGTGCAGCTGGTCGAAGGGCCGGGCGGCTTTGCCGATGGCGAGGCGCGCGTGCTGGGCTGGCGCCGCTCCAGCGCGTATCCGCTCGTGGCCCTCGTCGCGCTGTCGCATACGGCCGTGCTGGAAGCGGCCGACGCCTATTGGACCGACAGCCGCAACCACACGTTGGTGGCGACCGTCGTGCTGTCGCTGCTGGCGCTGGGCGCGAGCGTGCTGTCGCTGCGGGCGGGGGCGCGGGCGCGCGACCGGGCCGAGATCCAGCGCGCCTACCGCACGGCGACGGAGAGCGGCAACGACGGCTTCTACATGGTCGCGCCGGTGCGCGACCGCAAGGGCCAGGCGAGCGATTTCCGTATCGTCGATTGCAACGAGCGCGGCGCCTTTTTCTACGGCGCCACGCGTTCGCAACTGGTCGGCAGCCTGATCTCCGAACTCCATCACGGCAGCTCGTTCGACGACCTGGCCGCCAACTACCGCACGGCGCTGGCCGTCGGCTTCCACCAGGAAGACCGGCGCATGCCCGAGAATAACCGCCTGAACATCCGCTGGGGCCACCGGCGCATCGTGCGCGTGGGCGACGTCCTCGCCGTCACCTTGCAGGACATCAGCGAGCGCAAGGAGCACGAATCGCAACTGGCGCGCCTGGCCAACGAGGACAGCCTCACGGGCCTGCCGAACCGCCACTGGTTCCTGAACTTCGTGCCGGCCGCGCTGGCCCAGGCGCACGAGGGCGACCACGGCGCGGCGCTGCTGTTCATCGACCTCGACGAATTCAAGCAGGTCAACGATTCGCACGGCCACGCCGTCGGCGACCGCCTGCTCAAGCTCGCCGCCGAGCGCCTGATGTCGCAGCTGCGTCCGGGCGACAGCGTGGCCCGCTTCGGCGGCGACGAATTCGTCGTCCTGTTGAGCCCCTTCGACAGCGACCAGCAGGTGGCCATCGTCGCCACGCGCATCGTCGACGCCTTCAGCAAGCCGTTCCTGATCGCCGACGACCAGCACATGATCGGCGCCTCGGTCGGCATCGCCGTCTACCCGCGCGACGGCCTCGACGCGGCCACCCTGATCCGTCACGGCGACATCGCCATGTATGCCGGCAAGGCCGAAGGCAAGGGACAGTACCGCTTCTTCGATCCGGCCCAGTCGAACATCCTCAAAACGCGCACCCAGCTGCGCCAGCGCCTGCTGGAAGCGATCGACAAGCGCCAGTTCGTGCTGTACTACCAGCCGCGCGTGGACACCCGCACGGGCGAACTCCTGAGCATGGAAGCGCTGCTGCGCTGGGAGCATCCGCAGCTGGGCATGATCCGTCCGGACGAATTCATCCCGCTGGCCGAGTCGAGCGGCTTGATCGTGCCGATCGGCGCCATCGTGATCGACCAGGCCTGCGCCCAGCTGGCCGCGTGGCGCGCGCAGGGCGCGGTGCCGGTGCCGGTGTCGATCAACGTCTCGCCCAAGCAGTTCCTGCGTGGCGGCGTGCAGCGCGAGCTGGCCGACGCCCTGCAACGCCACGCCGTGCCGGCCGGCCTGCTGGAAGTCGAGATCACGGAGTCCGCGATGATGGGCGACCAGGCCGAGATCCTGGCCGAGCTGGCCGCCATCCGCGCGCTGGGCGTCAAGCTGCACGTCGACGATTTCGGTACGGGCTACTCGTCGCTGTCGCAACTGCAGCGCATGAAGATGGACGTGCTCAAGGTCGACCGCTCGTTCACGGCGGAACTGGGACGCTCGAAGGAAGGCACCGTGTTCTTCCAGGCCATCGTGTCGATGGCGCACGCGCTCGGGATGGAGGTCGTGGCGGAAGGCGTCGAGAACGAAGAACAGCTGGGCATCCTGCGCGCGCTGAACTGCAATGAAGTGCAGGGCTATTTCGTCGCGCGGCCGCAGCCGGCGGCGGCGATTGCGCCGTTGCTGGCGCAGCGCTACCTGTTCAAGGAGGCGCTGGCGGCATAA
- the trmB gene encoding tRNA (guanosine(46)-N7)-methyltransferase TrmB, with protein MLYDPTERRIRSFVTRAGRLSTGQARALEAFGPRYLIEYRKAEYDFHAPFGRTAPLILEIGFGMGDTTAHIAKAMPDKDFIGVEVHTPGVGSLLKLAGEQDIPNLRIIQHDAVEVLNNMIADGSLAGVHIFFPDPWHKARHNKRRLIQPPFVDLLCRKLARGGYIHCATDWEDYAVQMLEVLGNEPALQNTAEGYAEKPAYRPLTKFENRGLKLGHGVWDLVFTKK; from the coding sequence ATGCTCTACGACCCGACCGAACGCCGCATCCGCAGTTTCGTCACCCGCGCCGGCCGCCTGTCGACCGGACAGGCGCGCGCGCTGGAAGCGTTCGGCCCGCGCTATCTGATCGAGTACCGCAAGGCAGAGTACGATTTCCATGCCCCGTTCGGCCGCACCGCGCCGCTGATCCTGGAGATCGGCTTCGGCATGGGCGACACGACGGCGCACATCGCGAAGGCGATGCCGGACAAGGATTTCATCGGTGTCGAGGTCCACACCCCGGGCGTGGGCAGCCTGCTGAAACTGGCCGGCGAGCAGGATATCCCGAACCTGCGCATCATCCAGCACGATGCCGTCGAGGTGCTGAACAACATGATCGCCGATGGTTCGCTGGCGGGCGTGCACATCTTCTTCCCCGACCCGTGGCACAAGGCGCGCCACAACAAGCGCCGCCTGATCCAGCCGCCGTTCGTCGACCTGCTGTGCCGCAAGCTGGCACGGGGCGGCTATATCCATTGCGCGACGGACTGGGAAGATTACGCGGTGCAGATGCTGGAAGTGCTGGGCAATGAGCCGGCGCTGCAGAACACGGCCGAGGGCTACGCGGAGAAGCCGGCGTACCGGCCGCTGACCAAGTTCGAGAACCGCGGCCTCAAGCTGGGCCACGGCGTGTGGGACCTCGTCTTTACCAAAAAATAA
- a CDS encoding succinylglutamate desuccinylase/aspartoacylase family protein encodes MHQQTHPIATEDNVAAYRLTSFHYGTPGSGKKVYIQASLHADEVPAMLVAHFLRRELDRLGAAGKITGEIILVPAANPIGLSQVIHGAPFGRFDLASGVNFNRSYRHVAEALKTSLEGKLVPDAAANAALVREHARREIAAWVPSSATEELKKTLLGMAIDADIMLDLHCDNEAVLHMYTGTPLAERVKPLAALMGAHAVLLARESGGEPFDEACSRMWWQLQEHFGDRFPIPLGCVGVTVELRGENDVRYDLAERDAHALLQYLAREGVVDLPHEPLPDPLCEPTPLAGVEPLHAPHAGVLVFLKRLGDRVQAGDAVADIVDPVSGRTTTLRPTQSGILFASTAHRHLLRGMHVCKIAAAAAWRSGSLLGA; translated from the coding sequence ATGCACCAGCAGACCCACCCGATCGCCACCGAGGACAACGTCGCCGCCTACCGCCTGACCTCTTTCCACTACGGCACGCCCGGCAGCGGCAAGAAGGTCTATATCCAGGCTTCGCTCCATGCGGACGAGGTGCCGGCGATGCTCGTCGCGCACTTCCTGCGCCGTGAGCTCGACCGGCTCGGCGCGGCGGGAAAAATAACGGGCGAGATCATCCTGGTGCCGGCCGCGAATCCGATCGGGCTGTCGCAAGTCATCCACGGCGCGCCGTTCGGGCGCTTCGACCTGGCCAGCGGCGTCAATTTCAACCGGTCATACCGGCATGTGGCCGAGGCGCTGAAAACGTCGCTGGAGGGCAAACTGGTCCCGGACGCCGCCGCCAACGCGGCCCTCGTGCGCGAGCATGCGCGCCGCGAGATCGCGGCCTGGGTGCCATCGAGCGCGACGGAAGAACTCAAGAAGACGCTGCTGGGCATGGCGATCGACGCCGACATCATGCTCGACCTCCATTGCGACAACGAGGCGGTGCTCCACATGTACACGGGCACGCCGCTGGCCGAGCGCGTCAAACCGCTGGCCGCGCTGATGGGCGCGCACGCGGTGCTGCTGGCGAGGGAATCCGGCGGCGAACCGTTCGACGAAGCGTGCAGCCGCATGTGGTGGCAGTTGCAGGAGCACTTCGGCGACCGTTTTCCGATTCCGCTCGGCTGCGTCGGCGTGACGGTCGAGCTGCGCGGCGAGAACGACGTGCGCTACGATCTGGCCGAACGGGATGCGCACGCGCTGCTGCAATACCTGGCGCGCGAGGGCGTCGTCGACCTGCCGCACGAGCCGCTGCCGGATCCGCTGTGCGAGCCGACGCCTTTGGCCGGCGTCGAACCGCTGCACGCGCCGCATGCGGGCGTGCTCGTGTTCCTGAAACGGCTGGGCGACCGCGTGCAGGCGGGCGACGCCGTCGCCGACATCGTCGATCCCGTCAGCGGCAGGACGACGACCTTGCGGCCGACGCAGTCCGGCATCCTGTTCGCCAGCACGGCGCACCGGCATCTGCTGCGCGGGATGCACGTCTGTAAGATCGCGGCGGCGGCGGCGTGGCGGAGCGGGAGTCTGCTGGGGGCGTGA
- a CDS encoding PAS domain-containing hybrid sensor histidine kinase/response regulator, with product MQEDRQDPSHPNALDQAGTLMFLSGGGEVGAMMRAHDWSGSPLGHPRTWPQALRTVVGLMLNSKLPMFVAWGPELGFLYNDSYRDILGAKHPAALGGRFRDVWSEIWHDIGPLIERALRGEATYADRLYLVINRHGYDEPTWFTFSYSPVRDERGEIAGMYCACVEVTDQVLAEKYRNEENERLRGLFAQAPGIMAVLRGPEHVFELTNQSYMQLVGHRQVVGKSVREALPEIVGQGFFELLDRVYATGEPFVGHALPVRLQREPEGPLEERYIDFVYQPIRDENGQVNGIFVEGSDVTDRKLVEDELRAANRQKDQFLAMLAHELRNPLAPIMTAAQLLKLGRLDPKSVANASEIIVRQAEHMTDLVNDLLDVSRVTRGLVTLEREELDVNAIVSAAVEQVRPLIDMRRHALTLQLSGQPAHVTGDRTRLVQVISNILNNAAKYTAPGGRIVLTVTVEAGCVTVAVRDNGVGIAPEVLPYIFDLFTQAERTPDRSQGGLGIGLALVKSLVALHGGTVHAESRGLGQGSEFSISLPCVARPPAEAPDAGAGKADAVQDNGNLRVLVVDDNADAAQMLAALLEVQGHAVSV from the coding sequence ATGCAAGAAGACAGACAAGACCCGTCCCATCCCAACGCCCTCGACCAGGCCGGCACGCTCATGTTCCTGAGCGGCGGCGGCGAGGTCGGCGCCATGATGCGCGCGCACGACTGGTCCGGCTCCCCGCTGGGCCATCCGCGCACGTGGCCGCAGGCCTTGCGCACGGTCGTCGGCCTGATGCTGAATTCGAAGTTGCCGATGTTCGTGGCCTGGGGGCCGGAGCTCGGGTTTCTGTACAACGATTCCTATCGCGACATCCTCGGCGCCAAGCATCCGGCCGCGCTGGGCGGGCGCTTCCGCGACGTCTGGTCCGAGATCTGGCACGATATCGGCCCCCTGATCGAGCGTGCCCTGCGCGGCGAGGCGACGTATGCCGACCGGCTGTACCTCGTGATAAACCGCCACGGCTACGACGAGCCGACCTGGTTCACGTTCTCGTATTCGCCGGTGCGCGACGAGCGCGGCGAGATTGCCGGCATGTATTGCGCGTGCGTCGAGGTCACCGACCAGGTGCTGGCCGAGAAATACCGCAACGAGGAAAACGAGCGGCTGCGCGGCCTGTTCGCGCAGGCGCCCGGGATCATGGCCGTGCTGCGCGGCCCCGAGCACGTGTTCGAGCTGACGAACCAGTCGTACATGCAGCTGGTCGGCCACCGCCAGGTCGTCGGCAAGTCCGTGCGCGAGGCGCTGCCGGAGATCGTCGGCCAGGGCTTCTTCGAACTGCTCGACCGCGTCTACGCGACGGGGGAGCCGTTCGTCGGCCACGCGCTGCCCGTGCGCCTGCAGCGCGAACCGGAAGGGCCGCTGGAAGAGCGCTACATCGACTTCGTGTACCAGCCGATCCGCGACGAGAACGGCCAGGTGAACGGTATCTTCGTGGAAGGCAGCGACGTCACTGACCGCAAGCTCGTCGAGGACGAGCTGCGCGCCGCCAACCGCCAGAAAGACCAGTTCCTGGCGATGCTGGCGCACGAGCTGCGCAATCCGCTGGCGCCGATCATGACGGCGGCCCAGCTGCTCAAGCTCGGCCGGCTCGACCCCAAGAGCGTGGCCAACGCCAGCGAGATCATCGTGCGCCAGGCCGAGCACATGACGGACCTCGTCAACGACCTGCTGGACGTCTCCCGCGTCACCCGCGGCCTCGTCACGCTGGAGCGGGAAGAGCTGGATGTGAACGCGATCGTCTCCGCCGCCGTCGAGCAGGTGCGGCCGCTGATCGACATGCGCCGCCATGCGCTGACCCTGCAGCTGTCCGGCCAGCCGGCGCACGTCACCGGCGATCGCACGCGCCTCGTGCAGGTCATCTCGAACATCCTCAACAACGCGGCCAAGTACACGGCCCCCGGCGGACGCATCGTGCTGACCGTGACGGTGGAGGCGGGGTGCGTGACCGTGGCGGTGCGCGACAACGGCGTCGGCATCGCGCCGGAAGTCCTGCCGTACATTTTCGACCTGTTCACCCAGGCCGAGCGCACGCCGGACCGGTCCCAGGGCGGGCTCGGGATCGGGCTGGCGCTGGTCAAGAGCCTCGTCGCCCTGCACGGCGGCACCGTGCATGCCGAGAGCAGAGGCCTGGGGCAGGGCAGCGAGTTCTCGATCTCCCTGCCGTGCGTGGCGCGCCCCCCGGCCGAGGCGCCGGATGCCGGAGCGGGCAAAGCGGATGCCGTCCAGGACAACGGCAACCTGCGCGTGCTCGTCGTCGACGACAACGCCGACGCCGCCCAGATGCTGGCCGCGCTGCTCGAAGTGCAGGGCCATGCCGTGAGCGTCTAA
- a CDS encoding response regulator gives MYELNGISEESQDGVTCAELIHPDTGAGIAPAPVKNAVERHGSRGGAPAPTPSRHADGIGAPPLVRRVLVVDDNVDAAQTVAMLLEVLGHQTVVKYDPLQALACARERSFDAFVLDIGLPGMDGHELARQIRALPRAAGALFIALTGYGQQQDRDASKAAGFHYHFVKPANVDALAQALSGGVPE, from the coding sequence ATGTACGAATTGAACGGCATTTCCGAAGAATCGCAGGACGGCGTCACCTGCGCCGAACTGATCCATCCCGACACCGGTGCCGGTATCGCGCCCGCACCGGTCAAGAACGCCGTCGAGCGCCACGGCAGCCGGGGCGGGGCGCCCGCGCCCACGCCGTCCAGGCATGCCGACGGCATCGGGGCGCCGCCTCTCGTGCGGCGCGTGCTGGTTGTCGACGACAACGTCGATGCCGCCCAGACGGTGGCGATGCTGCTCGAGGTGCTGGGCCACCAGACGGTCGTCAAATACGACCCGCTGCAGGCGCTGGCGTGCGCGCGCGAACGTTCCTTCGACGCGTTCGTCCTCGACATCGGCCTGCCCGGCATGGACGGCCACGAACTGGCCCGCCAGATCCGTGCCCTGCCGCGCGCGGCCGGCGCCCTGTTCATCGCGCTCACGGGATATGGCCAGCAGCAGGACCGCGATGCCTCGAAAGCGGCGGGTTTTCATTACCATTTCGTGAAGCCGGCCAATGTGGATGCGCTGGCGCAGGCATTGTCCGGGGGCGTGCCGGAGTAA
- the recQ gene encoding DNA helicase RecQ — translation MTSDIQQRALQILQTVFGYPAFRGQQAEIVEHVASGGDALVLMPTGGGKSLCYQIPALLRDGVGVVVSPLIALMQDQVDALAEVGVRAAFLNSTQTFEETLRIERMVRTGEIDVVYVAPERLMTPRCLELFESAHISLFAIDEAHCVSQWGHDFRPEYIRLSILHERFPHVPRIALTATADQLTRAEIAQRLQLEEARQFVSSFDRPNIRYSIVEKTNGRKQLLDFITAEHPGDSGIVYCLSRKKVEETAEFLNENGIRALPYHAGMEYSLRADNQARFLREDNIVMVATIAFGMGIDKPDVRFVCHLDLPKSLEGYYQETGRAGRDGLPSNAWMAYGLQDVVLQRRMIDESDADENFKRVLSSKLDAMLGLCETLSCRRMRLLEYFGERSGPCGNCDTCLIPPTSFDATVPVQKLLSAIYRVDQRFAAGHVIDVLRGVSSERIVQWHHDKLTVFGVGAERGEQEWRAIVRQTIALGLVTVDHDAFSSLKLTEAARPVLKGEQKVQLRQYQKPVKPKRTSTPRGYEEVELSKSEQAIFDKLRWWRVETARAHGVPAYVVFQDATLREIAKVKPTSLSQLRGVSGVGEKKLTSYGDEIVGIISEMV, via the coding sequence ATGACGAGCGACATCCAGCAACGCGCGCTGCAGATCCTGCAGACGGTATTCGGCTACCCGGCCTTCCGCGGGCAGCAGGCCGAGATCGTCGAGCACGTGGCGTCCGGCGGCGATGCGCTCGTGCTGATGCCCACCGGCGGCGGCAAGTCGCTGTGCTACCAGATTCCCGCGCTGCTGCGCGACGGCGTCGGCGTCGTCGTCTCGCCGCTGATCGCGCTGATGCAGGACCAGGTCGACGCGCTGGCCGAAGTGGGCGTGCGCGCCGCGTTCCTGAACTCGACGCAGACGTTCGAAGAGACCCTGCGCATCGAGCGGATGGTGCGCACGGGCGAGATCGACGTCGTCTATGTGGCGCCCGAGCGCCTGATGACGCCGCGCTGCCTGGAACTGTTCGAGTCCGCGCACATCTCGCTGTTCGCCATCGACGAAGCGCACTGCGTGTCGCAATGGGGCCACGATTTCCGGCCCGAATACATCCGCCTGTCGATCCTGCACGAGCGCTTCCCGCACGTGCCGCGCATCGCGCTGACGGCGACGGCCGACCAGCTCACGCGCGCCGAAATCGCCCAGCGCCTGCAGCTGGAAGAGGCGCGCCAGTTCGTGTCGTCGTTCGACCGCCCGAACATCCGCTATTCCATCGTCGAAAAGACGAACGGCCGCAAGCAGCTGCTCGACTTCATCACGGCGGAACATCCGGGCGACTCGGGCATCGTCTACTGCCTGTCGCGCAAGAAGGTCGAGGAGACGGCGGAATTCCTGAACGAGAACGGCATCCGCGCCCTGCCCTATCACGCGGGCATGGAGTATTCGCTGCGGGCCGACAACCAGGCGCGCTTCCTTCGTGAAGACAATATCGTGATGGTGGCGACCATCGCGTTCGGCATGGGCATCGACAAGCCCGACGTGCGCTTCGTCTGCCACCTCGACCTGCCAAAATCGCTGGAAGGCTATTACCAGGAAACGGGCCGCGCCGGCCGCGACGGCCTGCCGTCCAATGCCTGGATGGCCTATGGTTTGCAGGACGTCGTGCTGCAGCGCCGGATGATCGACGAGTCCGACGCCGACGAGAATTTCAAGCGCGTGCTGTCGTCGAAACTCGACGCCATGCTGGGCCTGTGCGAGACGCTCAGCTGCCGGCGCATGCGCCTGCTCGAATACTTCGGCGAGCGCTCCGGCCCATGCGGCAACTGCGACACGTGCCTGATCCCGCCGACGTCGTTCGACGCGACGGTGCCCGTGCAAAAACTGCTGTCCGCGATCTACCGCGTCGACCAGCGCTTCGCGGCCGGCCACGTGATCGACGTGCTGCGCGGCGTGAGTTCCGAACGCATCGTCCAGTGGCACCACGACAAGCTGACCGTGTTCGGCGTCGGCGCGGAACGCGGCGAGCAGGAATGGCGCGCCATCGTGCGCCAGACGATCGCCCTCGGCCTCGTCACCGTCGACCATGACGCGTTCAGCTCATTGAAACTGACGGAAGCGGCGCGGCCCGTGCTGAAAGGCGAGCAGAAAGTGCAGCTGCGCCAGTACCAGAAACCGGTCAAGCCCAAGCGCACCTCGACGCCGCGCGGCTATGAAGAAGTCGAGCTGTCGAAGTCGGAACAGGCGATCTTCGACAAGCTGCGCTGGTGGCGCGTCGAAACGGCCCGCGCGCACGGCGTGCCCGCGTACGTCGTGTTCCAGGACGCGACCTTGCGCGAGATCGCCAAGGTCAAGCCCACGTCGCTCAGTCAGCTGCGCGGGGTGTCCGGGGTCGGCGAGAAGAAGCTGACGTCCTACGGCGACGAGATCGTCGGCATCATCAGCGAGATGGTTTGA
- a CDS encoding TraB/GumN family protein, protein MKRTRQYALWLGLLAVPACAQSVDEAAQPAGPDAVPATVVVEGRRPGPGVWKVSKGTHVMWVFGTYAPLPQKMQWDASRVERLVAKSQEVLTPPVAKAHIGFFRGLTALPSLIGIKRNPDDAVLHDVVPPDVYDHWTVLKAKYIGNDDGVEHYRPVFAGEELLLAGLKKSGLSYGGEVLDTIQDIAKKNNVKLSDSGYDVMLDDPRKLVRDFKNSQVDDLVCFTRTLDSLDVDLETMRVRANAWANGDIAEIRGLNFAERRDACLDAVLNSSIAKDAAALRQMRERLRASWLKAAEKALANNATTFAVLEIQDIVGPTSYLAALQSRGYAVESPR, encoded by the coding sequence ATGAAGAGAACCCGGCAATACGCGCTCTGGCTGGGCCTGTTGGCTGTGCCGGCATGTGCCCAGAGCGTGGACGAGGCCGCGCAGCCGGCCGGACCCGATGCCGTCCCGGCCACCGTCGTCGTCGAAGGCCGCCGTCCCGGCCCGGGCGTGTGGAAAGTCTCGAAGGGTACGCATGTGATGTGGGTGTTCGGGACGTACGCGCCGCTGCCGCAGAAGATGCAGTGGGATGCGTCGCGTGTCGAACGTCTCGTGGCCAAATCGCAGGAAGTCCTGACCCCGCCCGTTGCGAAAGCCCATATCGGTTTCTTCCGCGGGCTGACGGCCTTGCCCAGCCTCATCGGCATCAAGCGGAACCCGGACGATGCCGTGCTGCACGACGTCGTCCCGCCCGATGTCTACGACCACTGGACGGTGCTGAAGGCCAAATACATCGGCAACGACGACGGTGTCGAACACTACCGGCCCGTCTTCGCCGGCGAAGAATTGCTGCTCGCGGGCCTCAAGAAGAGCGGCCTGTCCTATGGTGGCGAAGTGCTGGACACGATCCAGGACATCGCGAAGAAGAACAACGTCAAGCTGAGCGATTCCGGCTACGACGTGATGCTCGACGATCCCCGCAAGCTCGTGCGCGACTTCAAGAATTCGCAAGTGGACGACCTCGTCTGCTTCACCAGGACGCTCGACAGCCTGGACGTCGATCTCGAAACGATGCGCGTGCGTGCGAATGCGTGGGCCAATGGCGACATCGCGGAAATCCGCGGCCTGAATTTCGCGGAGCGCCGCGACGCCTGCCTGGACGCCGTGCTGAACAGTTCGATCGCGAAGGATGCCGCGGCCCTGCGCCAGATGCGCGAGCGCCTGCGCGCCTCCTGGCTCAAGGCGGCGGAAAAAGCGCTGGCCAATAACGCCACCACGTTCGCCGTCCTGGAAATCCAGGACATCGTCGGTCCGACGAGCTATCTGGCTGCGCTGCAGTCCAGGGGGTACGCGGTCGAGAGCCCCAGGTGA